Genomic DNA from Coriobacteriia bacterium:
GCGGGGGTCCCAGCCCACCATCGCCCGGTCCCCCACCACCGTAACCGGAACGCCGTACTGGCCGGTGATCCTGACCATCTCGGCGAGCCCCTCGCGGTCGCTGGACACGTCCACATCGGTGTATCGGACGCCCTTTTCGGCGAAGTACCTCTTCGCCACGGTGCAGTAGGGTCATGTCGGGGTCGTGTAGATGCGGACCGTTCGCGTGCCGACGGGCATCGCCACCGCCTCCTCGTACCGATTGCGATGCGTATTCGTTCCAGCGGGGAGCGGCGCGTAAACAGCGCGGACCCACGCCGTGGGAGGCGCGGTGGCGTATGCTGCTGGCGGCGG
This window encodes:
- a CDS encoding glutaredoxin family protein; protein product: MPVGTRTVRIYTTPTUPYCTVAKRYFAEKGVRYTDVDVSSDREGLAEMVRITGQYGVPVTVVGDRAMVGWDPREFEGMLGEAAEETADA